CTGCCGGAATCATCGAAGCTTCCATCGACGGCGAAATTCAGCGCGAAACCATTGGCACCGGCCCCTTTGAAATCGAATTTGTCATTCCCGATTCCGTAAAAGACGGCCACGAGTATGCCGTGGAATTTGGAGATACCACCTACCTGCACGATCACGGCAGTCCGTTTTATGTGGTTTACGATATTACCGATGGCCAGCGCATTCAGCTAACGGATACCATCTGGATTGACGAAACATCGCGATCGCCTTTGATCGACGGCATGATTCTTAATATTGCCAACGATCAGGTAGAAATTGATCAGGAACGTTCGGGATGGATTGTTGGTAATACCACCTATCGCTGGCGTGTGAATCTGGATAGACGATTCTCTGGCAATAATTTGAATATGAATTACCCGGCAGATTTTGAAATTCTCTTTTCGGACGCCATCATCGACACCGCAGAAAACCGCCTGGGTTATCCGCCGTATCAACCCTGTAAGTTTAGAATTACCAACTTAACGGAAGGCATTAATGCCCATTTCCAGTTTATTGAGTATTACGAAAAAGATTCTACCTTGAGCCCATATTACGAATGGCAAAATGCGGATTCTATTGAGGGCGCCATGATCTGGGTCGATGATCCCAGCCCCGATAATCCATACAAAATGCGCACCACCTGGCGTTTTTATTTTGAGGCGGACGGCACTCCGGAAGACAATGTGCCGCCTCAGCCCGGCGATCGTTTTTTGCTGGCGACCAAAAAGCCCTTCCGCACGGGAGACCGGATTGTTTTTAAGGTAAAAGGAAAAGACTACGATTTGCAAAAAGCCAAATCCGATCTGGACAAAATCGCCGTGGTGCCCAATCCCTATCTGGCCGCGGCCGCCTGGGAACCTAAAACGCCATTCAGAACGGGGCGCGGCGAACGGCGCATCTATTTCATTAATCTTCCTATGGAGTGTACCATTCGCATTTACACGGTGCGCGGCTATCTGGTAGATACCATTGAGCACCGCGGAAATACAGAAACGGGTCAGGCGTCCTGGAACTTGCTTTCCAAAGATGGACAGGAAATCGCCTACGGCGTTTACATTTATCATGTGGAAGCGCCGGGCATCGGAGAAAAAGTTGGGAAATTTGCGGTGATTAAATAGTGGGTGTGCGGAGAGAACCGTAAAATTGCGGTTCTCTTCTCCTTTTTAAAGAATTGAGAAAAAACTGAAAAACAGGGTGAGTGCCATGAAACAAATAAAAATTGTGCTGGCTCTTTTAATGACATGCGCTTTGTCTTACGGACAGTACTCGAAAGATGTGAGTAATGTGGGAACGACGGCGGCTCCTTTTCTGGAAATTGGCGTGGGCGCGCGCGCCATCGGTATGGGCGGCGCGTTTGTGGCCACGGCCAATGACGTGAGCGCCATGTACTGGAATCCGGCCGGCATTGCCAACTTAAAGAACATCCAGGCTATTTTTGTGCATACCAACTGGCTGGTGGACATCACGTTTGACTATGCCGGTATTGTTTTCCCGCTGTACCAGTATGGAACCATTGGCTTAAATTTGACGGCGCTGAATATGGGCGAGATGAAGGTGCGCACCATTGACCATCCGGAAGGTACGGGCGAGTTTTTCGACGCCCGCGATCTGGCGCTGGGACTGGCTTACGGTATTAAAATAACCAATCGATTTGCGCTGGGCTTCAACGTAAAATACATTTCGCAAACCATCTGGAAAGAACATGCCGCCGGTTTTGCGCTGGATATTGGCACGCTTTACGAAACGCCCTGGAAAGGCTTGCGTATCGGCGCGGCGCTTACCAATTTTGGCACGGATATGCGCATGGATGGCAACGATCTGCTGGTGTACTACGATGTGGATCCCTACCAGTTGGGGAATAATGACCGTATCTTTGCTGAATTGAAAACGGACGCCTGGCCATTGCCCCTGAATTTTCAACTGGGAATCGCCTACGATGCGCTAATGTCCGAACAGCATCAGTTAACTCTGGAAGTGGATGCGCTACATCCCATTGATAATACAGAAAGCATTAATCTGGGAATGGAATATCAGCTGCAGGGCAAATTCTTTTTGCGCGTCGGCTACCGAAATTTGTTCCTGAAAGATTCGGAAGAGGGATTTACTCTGGGCGGCGGAATACAGCTGCCGCTGATGGGCCGCATTCAGGGCGGATTCGATTATGCCTTTGCCGATTTCGGGCGCTTGCAGGATACGCATCGTTTCACCATTTTATTGCGTTTTTGAAATGAGCTCAAAGAGCAGTGTTACCGATCAATTTCGCAACAACTTCTCTTAAACTGCGTTTTATTTAACAGCATTTAGCGCAGCGGGGCTTTTAAAGTCGTTCAAATGATTTTACAGGTTTTAATAATTGGCCAGAATAAAGATTTTAAGGGGTGTGTGGGCTTACGATGTTATTGAAAATAGTAAAGTTTAATTTAATATTCCTTTTCGCTTACTTCACTATATTGCTGGGTCAGGCCAATCAAATTGCTGTTAATCGGGTTGAGCTCATGCCCAACCTTCCCACGCCCTACCACATACGCGACTGGCAGCAGGTGGCCCAGAAGTACGACTCGCTTGTATTTAATCTCTCTTTAAGCGGACAATATCTGCCGCTGGTAGAAATTAACGCCACCGGAATCAATTACCCCGCGCTGGGGAATTTTGTCATGCCCAGTTATGTGGGCAGCCCCGAACCCTGGAGCGGCGAGGCGATTAACCAGCTTGCGGCGGTGGTTGGCGCCACGCTGGTGGGCATTGATAAACGGAACCAGTTTGGTTACAACTGGCTGGCGTGGTGTCAGGATTTTTTTAACAGGCGCCCGCAAGAAAACGTTTATTTGAATAATTTTAACGCACAAAGCGGATACGACTGGTGGTACGATACCATGCCCAATATCTTCTATTTTCAACTGGTCAATCTGTATGAAGAAACAGATTTCATCTATTTT
This sequence is a window from Caldithrix abyssi DSM 13497. Protein-coding genes within it:
- a CDS encoding PorV/PorQ family protein, with protein sequence MKQIKIVLALLMTCALSYGQYSKDVSNVGTTAAPFLEIGVGARAIGMGGAFVATANDVSAMYWNPAGIANLKNIQAIFVHTNWLVDITFDYAGIVFPLYQYGTIGLNLTALNMGEMKVRTIDHPEGTGEFFDARDLALGLAYGIKITNRFALGFNVKYISQTIWKEHAAGFALDIGTLYETPWKGLRIGAALTNFGTDMRMDGNDLLVYYDVDPYQLGNNDRIFAELKTDAWPLPLNFQLGIAYDALMSEQHQLTLEVDALHPIDNTESINLGMEYQLQGKFFLRVGYRNLFLKDSEEGFTLGGGIQLPLMGRIQGGFDYAFADFGRLQDTHRFTILLRF